From the Dryobates pubescens isolate bDryPub1 chromosome 29, bDryPub1.pri, whole genome shotgun sequence genome, one window contains:
- the B3GALT9 gene encoding beta-1,3-galactosyltransferase 9, with protein MQLTLCRLRTHQWCFILFNVLLFHLLLFGADLLEEYFLRSLPLSYTDAKTLEIRERARKLHTDALKANLSHTVSSAATCSDQEIFLLVLVCSSPENRTRRNVIRQTWGNVTATRGYAVLTLFALGKPASVATQLEINEESQKHRDIIEGSFIDSPETQTQKMLMSVEWTVTFCPQAKYILKTDEDVFVSIPSLAGYLLSLQQLEDVYIGRVIHQGMPIRDPQSLGFVPIHQYSEEFYPDYCDGSAFVMSQDTACKVYVAAKEVPVSVPPDIFVGICAKKAGITPIHSSRFSGEKHISYNRCCYKFIFTSSNMKEDELFKAWKETSEGEDCSLLETYYGLVSCKVLTYIDKFKQFNLDRIKSELLHFVD; from the exons ATGCAG ctgaCACTCTGCAGGCTGCGGACTCACCAGTGGTGCTTCATTCTCTTTAATGTTTTGCTTTTCCATCTGCTGCTTTTCGGAGCAGATTTACTGGAGGAATACTTCCTGCggtcacttcctctttcttacaCCGATGCAAAGACTCTGGAAATTAGGGAGAGGGCCAGGAAGCTTCATACAGATGCTCTAAAGGCCAACCTCTCTCACACTGTCAGCAGTGCAGCAACATGCTCTGATCAGGAGATATTTTTGCTTGTTCTTGTCTGCAGTAGCCCAGAAAACAGGACAAGACGCAATGTGATCAGGCAGACATGGGGCAACGTGACAGCCACCAGAGGTTATGCTGTCCTTACTCTCTTTGCCTTAGGAAAGCCAGCTTCAGTAGCCACCCAGCTGGAGATCAATGAAGAGTCTCAAAAGCACAGAGACATTATTGAAGGCAGTTTCATTGATTCTCCTGAGACGCAGACACAGAAGATGTTGATGAGCGTGGAGTGGACAGTGACTTTCTGTCCCCAGGCAAAGTATATTCTGAAAACAGATGAGGACGTGTTTGTCAGTATTCCAAGCCTGGCTGGATACTTGCTTAGCTTACAACAACTCGAGGACGTTTACATTGGGAGGGTCATTCATCAAGGAATGCCCATCAGAGACCCCCAGAGCCTTGGCTTTGTTCCCATCCACCAATACTCAGAGGAGTTTTACCCAGATTACTGCGACGGGAGCGCCTTCGTCATGTCCCAGGACACCGCTTGCAAGGTGTACGTGGCTGCCAAGGAGGTGCCAGTTTCAGTGCCCCCTGATATTTTTGTTGGGATCTGTGCTAAAAAAGCTGGCATCACTCCCATCCACAGCTCTCGTTTTTCTGGGGAGAAGCACATCAGCTACAATCGATGCTGCTATAAATTCATTTTCACCTCTTCCAACATGAAAGAGGACGAGTTATTTAAAGCCTGGAAGGAAACAAGCGAGGGGGAAGATTGCTCATTACTGGAGACCTACTATGGGCTGGTGTCCTGCAAGGTTCTGACCTACATTGATAAGTTCAAACAGTTTAACTTGGATAGAATTAAAAGTGAGCTTCTTCATTTCGTCGACTAA